One part of the Gossypium raimondii isolate GPD5lz chromosome 1, ASM2569854v1, whole genome shotgun sequence genome encodes these proteins:
- the LOC105775948 gene encoding ethylene receptor isoform X1, producing the protein MDSCNCIEPQWPPDDLLMKYQYISDFFIALAYFSIPLELIYFVKKSAVFPYRWVLVQFGAFIVLCGATHLINLWTFTMHTRTVAMVMTTAKVFTAVVSCATALMLVHIIPDLLSVKTRELFLKNKAAELDREMGLIRTQEETGRHVRMLTHEIRSTLDRHTILKTTLVELGRTLALEECALWMPTRTGLELQLSYTLRQQNPVGYTVPIHLPVINQVFSSSHAVKISPKCPVARIRPAGKYMPGEVVAVRVPLLHLSNFQINDWPELSTKRYALMVLMLPSDSARQWHVHELELVEVVADQVAVALSHAAILEESMRARDLLMEQNVALDLARREAETAIRARNDFLAVMNHEMRTPMHAIIALSSLLQETELTPEQRLMVETILKSSNLLSTLINDVLDLSRLEDGSLQLDLGTFNLFAVFREVLNLIKPIASVKKLHVSLNLAPDLPEYAIGDEKRLMQTILNVVGNAVKFSKEGSISITAFVAKSELLRDSRTPEFFPVPSDNHFYLRVQVKDSGVGISPQDIPKLFTKFAQTQSTATRNSGGSGLGLAICKRYTFSLHLVSISVIVVVHWLQPNLYTGVFDFLAICLMFYLLYYVIRFVNLMEGHIWIESEGLGKGCTAIFMVKLGIPERSNEPKLPFMPKVPTNHGPTAFPGLKVLVMDENGVSRMVTKGLLVRLGCDVTMVSSSEECLRVVSHEHKVVFMDVCVPGMDGYEVAIRINEKFTKRHERPVIVALTGNTDKVTKENCMRVGMDGIILKPVSLDKMRSVLSDLLEHRVLFEAI; encoded by the exons ATGGATTCTTGCAACTGTATTGAGCCGCAATGGCCACCAGATGATCTGTTAATGAAATATCAATATATTTCCGACTTCTTCATTGCGCTTGCTTATTTCTCAATTCCTTTAGAGCTTATATACTTTGTGAAGAAATCTGCCGTGTTTCCGTATAGATGGGTACTTGTGCAATTTGGTGCCTTTATAGTACTTTGTGGTGCAACGCATCTTATTAACTTGTGGACTTTTACAATGCATACGAGAACTGTGGCTATGGTAATGACGACTGCTAAGGTTTTTACTGCTGTGGTATCGTGTGCAACTGCCTTGATGCTGGTGCATATTATTCCTGATTTATTGAGTGTTAAAACCCgagaattatttttgaaaaataaggcCGCCGAGCTCGATAGAGAAATGGGTCTAATTCGTACACAAGAGGAAACAGGTCGACATGTCAGGATGCTTACACATGAGATCAGAAGCACTTTGGATAGACATACAATATTAAAAACCACTCTTGTTGAATTGGGTCGAACTTTGGCACTAGAAGAATGTGCCCTGTGGATGCCAACACGTACTGGACTTGAGCTCCAACTTTCATACACTCTTCGTCAACAGAATCCAGTTGGGTATACTGTACCAATCCATCTTCCTGTGATCAATCAGGTATTTAGTAGCAGTCATGCAGTAAAAATATCCCCAAAATGTCCCGTGGCGCGAATACGCCCCGCAGGGAAGTACATGCCTGGGGAGGTGGTTGCTGTTCGTGTCCCACTCCTGCATCTCTCTAACTTCCAAATTAACGATTGGCCGGAACTTTCAACAAAACGATATGCTTTGATGGTTTTGATGCTCCCTTCTGATAGTGCAAGGCAATGGCATGTCCACGAACTGGAGCTTGTTGAAGTAGTTGCTGATCAG GTGGCCGTTGCTCTTTCACATGCTGCAATTTTAGAAGAGTCAATGAGGGCTAGGGATCTTCTTATGGAGCAGAATGTTGCACTTGACCTTGCCAGAAGAGAAGCAGAGACGGCAATCCGTGCTCGAAATGATTTCTTGGCTGTTATGAATCACGAGATGAGAACCCCAATGCATGCTATTATTGCTCTATCTTCTTTACTGCAGGAAACCGAGTTAACACCTGAACAACGTCTGATGGTTGAAACGATTCTCAAGAGTAGTAACCTTCTTTCAACTCTAATAAATGATGTATTGGATCTTTCGAGGCTGGAAGATGGCAGCCTTCAACTAGACCTTGGAACTTTTAACCTTTTTGCCGTATTCAGAGAG GTCCTTAACTTGATCAAGCCCATTGCATCTGTTAAAAAGCTTCATGTTTCATTAAATTTGGCTCCGGACTTGCCTGAATATGCCATTGGTGATGAGAAGCGCCTGATGCAAACAATTTTAAATGTCGTTGGTAATGCTGTGAAATTTTCAAAGGAGGGCAGCATTTCAATCACTGCTTTTGTCGCAAAATCAGAATTACTGAGAGATTCTCGGACCCCTGAATTTTTCCCTGTGCCCAGCGATAATCACTTTTATTTGCGTGTACAG GTGAAAGATTCAGGTGTAGGGATTAGCCCCCAAGATATTCCAAAGTTATTTACCAAATTTGCACAAACTCAATCAACGGCAACACGAAATTCTGGTGGCAGTGGTCTAGGTCTTGCCATTTGTAAGAGGTACACTTTTTCCCTGCACTTAGTTAGCATCTCGGTTATTGTTGTAGTGCATTGGCTTCAGCCCAACCTCTATACTggtgtttttgattttttagctATCTGCCTAATGTTTTACCTTCTTTATTATGTGATCAGATTTGTAAATCTAATGGAGGGACATATTTGGATCGAGAGTGAAGGTCTTGGTAAGGGATGTACAGCTATCTTCATGGTAAAACTCGGCATCCCGGAACGGTCGAACGAACCTAAACTTCCTTTCATGCCTAAAGTACCAACAAATCATGGTCCAACAGCTTTTCCCGGGCTTAAAGTTCTGGTTATGGATGAGAATGG GGTTAGCCGGATGGTGACTAAGGGGCTTCTTGTGCGTCTTGGGTGTGATGTAACGATGGTAAGCTCAAGTGAAGAGTGTTTGCGTGTAGTTTCTCATGAGCACAAGGTTGTTTTCATGGATGTTTGTGTTCCCGGTATGGATGGTTACGAAGTCGCAATCCGCATAAATGAGAAATTCACAAAACGCCATGAAAGGCCGGTAATAGTAGCGCTCACCGGAAATACAGACAAGGTGACGAAAGAGAACTGCATGAGAGTCGGTATGGATGGTATTATATTGAAACCTGTTTCACTTGATAAAATGAGAAGTGTTTTATCGGATCTTTTGGAGCATCGAGTTCTTTTCGAGGCAATATAA
- the LOC105775948 gene encoding ethylene receptor isoform X2, with protein sequence MDSCNCIEPQWPPDDLLMKYQYISDFFIALAYFSIPLELIYFVKKSAVFPYRWVLVQFGAFIVLCGATHLINLWTFTMHTRTVAMVMTTAKVFTAVVSCATALMLVHIIPDLLSVKTRELFLKNKAAELDREMGLIRTQEETGRHVRMLTHEIRSTLDRHTILKTTLVELGRTLALEECALWMPTRTGLELQLSYTLRQQNPVGYTVPIHLPVINQVFSSSHAVKISPKCPVARIRPAGKYMPGEVVAVRVPLLHLSNFQINDWPELSTKRYALMVLMLPSDSARQWHVHELELVEVVADQVAVALSHAAILEESMRARDLLMEQNVALDLARREAETAIRARNDFLAVMNHEMRTPMHAIIALSSLLQETELTPEQRLMVETILKSSNLLSTLINDVLDLSRLEDGSLQLDLGTFNLFAVFREVLNLIKPIASVKKLHVSLNLAPDLPEYAIGDEKRLMQTILNVVGNAVKFSKEGSISITAFVAKSELLRDSRTPEFFPVPSDNHFYLRVQVKDSGVGISPQDIPKLFTKFAQTQSTATRNSGGSGLGLAICKRFVNLMEGHIWIESEGLGKGCTAIFMVKLGIPERSNEPKLPFMPKVPTNHGPTAFPGLKVLVMDENGVSRMVTKGLLVRLGCDVTMVSSSEECLRVVSHEHKVVFMDVCVPGMDGYEVAIRINEKFTKRHERPVIVALTGNTDKVTKENCMRVGMDGIILKPVSLDKMRSVLSDLLEHRVLFEAI encoded by the exons ATGGATTCTTGCAACTGTATTGAGCCGCAATGGCCACCAGATGATCTGTTAATGAAATATCAATATATTTCCGACTTCTTCATTGCGCTTGCTTATTTCTCAATTCCTTTAGAGCTTATATACTTTGTGAAGAAATCTGCCGTGTTTCCGTATAGATGGGTACTTGTGCAATTTGGTGCCTTTATAGTACTTTGTGGTGCAACGCATCTTATTAACTTGTGGACTTTTACAATGCATACGAGAACTGTGGCTATGGTAATGACGACTGCTAAGGTTTTTACTGCTGTGGTATCGTGTGCAACTGCCTTGATGCTGGTGCATATTATTCCTGATTTATTGAGTGTTAAAACCCgagaattatttttgaaaaataaggcCGCCGAGCTCGATAGAGAAATGGGTCTAATTCGTACACAAGAGGAAACAGGTCGACATGTCAGGATGCTTACACATGAGATCAGAAGCACTTTGGATAGACATACAATATTAAAAACCACTCTTGTTGAATTGGGTCGAACTTTGGCACTAGAAGAATGTGCCCTGTGGATGCCAACACGTACTGGACTTGAGCTCCAACTTTCATACACTCTTCGTCAACAGAATCCAGTTGGGTATACTGTACCAATCCATCTTCCTGTGATCAATCAGGTATTTAGTAGCAGTCATGCAGTAAAAATATCCCCAAAATGTCCCGTGGCGCGAATACGCCCCGCAGGGAAGTACATGCCTGGGGAGGTGGTTGCTGTTCGTGTCCCACTCCTGCATCTCTCTAACTTCCAAATTAACGATTGGCCGGAACTTTCAACAAAACGATATGCTTTGATGGTTTTGATGCTCCCTTCTGATAGTGCAAGGCAATGGCATGTCCACGAACTGGAGCTTGTTGAAGTAGTTGCTGATCAG GTGGCCGTTGCTCTTTCACATGCTGCAATTTTAGAAGAGTCAATGAGGGCTAGGGATCTTCTTATGGAGCAGAATGTTGCACTTGACCTTGCCAGAAGAGAAGCAGAGACGGCAATCCGTGCTCGAAATGATTTCTTGGCTGTTATGAATCACGAGATGAGAACCCCAATGCATGCTATTATTGCTCTATCTTCTTTACTGCAGGAAACCGAGTTAACACCTGAACAACGTCTGATGGTTGAAACGATTCTCAAGAGTAGTAACCTTCTTTCAACTCTAATAAATGATGTATTGGATCTTTCGAGGCTGGAAGATGGCAGCCTTCAACTAGACCTTGGAACTTTTAACCTTTTTGCCGTATTCAGAGAG GTCCTTAACTTGATCAAGCCCATTGCATCTGTTAAAAAGCTTCATGTTTCATTAAATTTGGCTCCGGACTTGCCTGAATATGCCATTGGTGATGAGAAGCGCCTGATGCAAACAATTTTAAATGTCGTTGGTAATGCTGTGAAATTTTCAAAGGAGGGCAGCATTTCAATCACTGCTTTTGTCGCAAAATCAGAATTACTGAGAGATTCTCGGACCCCTGAATTTTTCCCTGTGCCCAGCGATAATCACTTTTATTTGCGTGTACAG GTGAAAGATTCAGGTGTAGGGATTAGCCCCCAAGATATTCCAAAGTTATTTACCAAATTTGCACAAACTCAATCAACGGCAACACGAAATTCTGGTGGCAGTGGTCTAGGTCTTGCCATTTGTAAGAG ATTTGTAAATCTAATGGAGGGACATATTTGGATCGAGAGTGAAGGTCTTGGTAAGGGATGTACAGCTATCTTCATGGTAAAACTCGGCATCCCGGAACGGTCGAACGAACCTAAACTTCCTTTCATGCCTAAAGTACCAACAAATCATGGTCCAACAGCTTTTCCCGGGCTTAAAGTTCTGGTTATGGATGAGAATGG GGTTAGCCGGATGGTGACTAAGGGGCTTCTTGTGCGTCTTGGGTGTGATGTAACGATGGTAAGCTCAAGTGAAGAGTGTTTGCGTGTAGTTTCTCATGAGCACAAGGTTGTTTTCATGGATGTTTGTGTTCCCGGTATGGATGGTTACGAAGTCGCAATCCGCATAAATGAGAAATTCACAAAACGCCATGAAAGGCCGGTAATAGTAGCGCTCACCGGAAATACAGACAAGGTGACGAAAGAGAACTGCATGAGAGTCGGTATGGATGGTATTATATTGAAACCTGTTTCACTTGATAAAATGAGAAGTGTTTTATCGGATCTTTTGGAGCATCGAGTTCTTTTCGAGGCAATATAA
- the LOC105775965 gene encoding polyadenylate-binding protein-interacting protein 9: MAAVADKSGEAALVAAAANDKNSLVVETPKSESKEFNVQNLVDMFTKLNPLAKEFFPSSYQQNQTKNDGKFNQVPVGNKSVGNENFSNRRRRNNSNQGRRRLNGKAFRAQRDDSIRQTVYVSDIDQNVTEEQLAGLFSNCGQVVDCRVCGDPHSVLRFAFVEFADEEGARAALNLNGIMLGFYPVRVLPSKTAILPVNPTFLPRSEDEREMCTRTVYCTNIDKKVSQAEVKNFFESACGEVTRLRLLGDNVHSTRIAFVEFAMAESAIVALNCSGMVLGTQPLRVSPSKTPVRPRVARPTLV; encoded by the exons ATGGCTGCAGTTGCTGACAAGTCAGGTGAGGCAGCGCTAGTAGCCGCAGCTGCTAATGACAAGAACAGTTTGGTGGTGGAAACACCCAAATCAGAATCAAAGGAATTCAATGTCCAAAACCTGGTTGATATGTTCACAAAGTTGAATCCTTTGGCCAAAGAATTTTTCCCATCTTCTTATCAACAAAATCAGACCAAAAATGATGGCAAATTTAATCAGGTGCCTGTTGGTAACAAATCAGTTGGAAATGAGAATTTCTCCAACAGAAGG AGGAGAAATAACTCCAACCAAGGTAGAAGAAGGCTTAATGGTAAAGCTTTTCGAGCTCAACGAGATGATAGTATTAGGCAAACAGTATATGTTTCTGATATTGATCAGAAT GTTACTGAAGAGCAACTTGCTGGCTTATTTAGTAATTGTGGACAA GTTGTTGATTGCCGAGTTTGTGGTGATCCACATTCAGTTCTTCGGTTTGCATTTGTGGAATTCGCAGATGAAG AAGGTGCACGAGCTGCTTTGAACCTTAATGGGATAATGCTAGGGTTTTATCCAGTTAGGGTCTTGCCTTCGAAAACGGCCATCCTTCCCGTGAACCCCACATTTCTACCTAGG TCAGAAGATGAAAGGGAAATGTGTACCAGGACGGTTTATTGTACAAATATTGACAAGAAG GTTTCCCAAGCTGAAGTGAAGAATTTCTTCGAATCAGCCTGTGGTGAG GTCACTCGATTGAGGCTTTTGGGGGATAATGTTCATTCAACCCGAATTGCTTTTGTTGAATTTGCCATG GCGGAAAGTGCCATAGTCGCACTGAATTGTAGTGGAATGGTGCTAGGAACCCAGCCTCTCAG GGTAAGTCCTTCGAAGACACCCGTGAGGCCGCGAGTTGCCCGTCCAACATTGGTTTAA
- the LOC105786645 gene encoding exopolygalacturonase gives MSTTPMPDRWIQLCTDGAVQVDSITTAAGGILRHGNGEWIIGYNRFLCECFLDGLALIQDRRYAGVMIQMDNIEDFKFYNTFFERLIKLLIALPMVFDTRQGLKVFMEIPKEDLISSSNAKAAQGARTFNVKYYGAIADGRTDNRKAFLRAWMDACDQKGVSIVYIPKGVYMLGSVEFAGPCRGVTMFFMKGDLRAPRGAFLNVETWLGFRYVDNLIMKGGGTLDGQGQSAWPFNQCHKNNNCQTLPISVKFDFVTNSRIKSIRSIHSKNAHFSFFGCTNINISNVELLAPDYSPNTDGIKMGSSSNIRISYSKISTGDDCIAILSNTSNIDISNVYCGPGHGISIGSLGKYTNEKNVNGVSVRKCTLNGTDNGIRIKSWESPISITASNFLFQDIFMYNVRNPIIIDQTYCPHPPCNRQTASHVQIRDVTYRNIFGTSSSEIAVSMQCSKKFPCKNIVMTDIKFGHHGTKKSLKSYCSYVNGRSFGRQYPPPCF, from the exons ATGTCAACAACCCCAATGCCAGACAGATGGATCCAGTTATGTACCGATGGTGCAGTTCAAGTAGACTCGATAACTACTGCAGCTGGGGGCATATTAAGGCATGGGAATGGGGAATGGATTATAGGATACAACAGATTCTTGTGTGAATGCTTTCTTGACGGGTTGGCTCTCATCCAAGATAGGCGATATGCTGGAGTGATGATTCAAATGGACAATATAGAG GACTTTAAGTTCTACAACACATTCTTCGAGAGATTAATAAAATTGCTGATTGCATTGCCAATGGTCTTTGATACAAGACAAGGTTTGAAGGTGTTTATGGAAATCCCGAAGGAGGATCTAATAAGCTCTTCCAATGCTAAAGCAG CTCAAGGTGCAAGAACTTTCAACGTAAAATATTACGGTGCCATTGCCGATGGCCGAACAGACAATCGAAAG gCTTTTCTTCGAGCATGGATGGACGCTTGCGATCAGAAGGGAGTTTCCATAGTTTATATACCTAAAGGAGTTTACATGTTGGGATCAGTTGAATTTGCAGGTCCATGTAGAGGAGTTACAATGTTTTTTATGAAGGGAGATTTAAGGGCTCCAAGAGGAGCATTTTTGAATGTTGAGACATGGTTAGGGTTTCGATATGTTGATAATTTGATAATGAAAGGTGGTGGAACATTGGATGGTCAAGGACAATCTGCTTGGCCTTTCAATCAATGTCACAAGAACAATAATTGCCAGACTCTCCCAATT tctgtcaaatttgattttgtgaCAAATTCTAGGATTAAATCCATAAGATCAATCCACAGCAAGAATGCTCATTTCTCATTTTTCGGATGCaccaatataaatatttcaaatgttgaattatTAGCACCAGATTACAGCCCCAACACAGATGGAATCAAGATGGGGAGTTCATCCAACATTCGAATTTCCTACTCGAAAATAAGCACCGGAGATGACTGCATAGCCATCCTCTCCAATACTTCCAACATCGATATCTCTAACGTTTACTGTGGCCCCGGACATGGTATTAGTATCGGAAGCCTAGGCAAGTACACAAATGAGAAGAACGTTAATGGCGTCTCCGTTAGGAAGTGTACATTGAATGGAACAGACAATGGTATTCGAATTAAATCATGGGAATCTCCCATTTCAATCACTGCttcaaatttcttatttcaaGATATTTTCATGTACAATGTTCGAAACCCGATCATTATTGACCAGACATATTGCCCTCATCCTCCATGCAATCGACag ACAGCCTCTCATGTTCAAATTCGAGATGTTACGTATAGGAACATATTTGGAACTTCGAGTTCTGAGATTGCAGTTTCTATGCAATGTAGCAAAAAATTCCCATGCAAAAACATAGTGATGACAGACATCAAATTTGGTCATCATGGAACTAAAAAGTCTTTGAAATCTTATTGTTCATATGTTAATGGTCGATCCTTTGGACGACAATATCCTCCTCCTTGCTTTTAG